The sequence below is a genomic window from Oscillospiraceae bacterium.
GCGAATCAAAGACGAAGCAATTGACGCCCTCGCCGAAGTGAATTGTCTGATCTCTCTGTGTGTAGGCTTCCACGGTCCCCTGCTCGCTCAGCCCGATTCCTACATAGCGCTGACTAAACTGACTGCGGATGATTGTATCCTTCGGATAGGTAAAGTCCGCGTCCGCTGCGGAAAAGCCGTGCAGATCGCCCCAGAAGCGAACCTTGGAGTGCTGCCTCGGAAACACATAGCGAAAGCCGTTTGCTGCGTCCTTCCGTAAGCCGCCGAGCGATATATAGAAGTTCAGCATTTCCTCGATGCTGTGTATTGTAACCATCTTGCCGCTCCTCTCTTTCTGTTTTGGCACACCGCTTTCTGTTTTGGCACAAATTTTGGTTAGCAACAGGCAACTCATGGATGTGATTATATCACGAAACTGCTGGTAATTCAACGATTTTCGCAAATTTCGCACAACGTCATCTTAATTTTGAGGCACTTTCCGAGCCGTTGACAATACAGCGCCCATGCGTATAATGATTGCTGGTTAAGCTCGTCTAACCAACAATCATTTTGCTTGCGGTGGCTGCTCTTGAGCGTTGCGCCGCAGAGAAAGGAGTTCTATGCAAGAAGCAAAGAAAAACGTCATTCTTCGCGTGTTCCGAACGGCGCATTGCCCTCCGGGAAAGTATTTCTTCGGCGTGACCTGCTCTGCACTCAGCGTTCTGCTGTCCGGCGTACCGTTCTATACGGTCTACCGGATCATCCGGCTTTTTCTGCTGGCATCGCTTGATGGTGCGGCTGCTCCGACCCACGAGATATGGATGTGGGCAGCGGTCACGATAGGAAGTATCGTGCTGGGCATCGTGCTGTCTGTAATCGGCAGCTTTTCCTGCCATGCCTGCGCATTCAATGCACTCTATGACCTGCGTATGCGCCTCCTCGACCACATGGGGCGGCTAAACCTCGGCTTTTACACAGGCGGTCAATCCGGCGCAACGCAGAAGATGATGAATGAGAATATCGAAAAGATGGAAAACATCATTGCCCACGATGTTTCCAATATTTTCGGCGCGGGGCTGTTGCTGGCAGCTTTGGCCGTGCTGATGTTCTCACTCAACATTCCGCTGGCACTGACGATCTTTATCGCTCTCGTGCTTGCGTTTCTCATCCAGTTTTCCGCTTTCGGCGGAAAGCAGGGTCAGAAGATATGGAGCGACCTGAACCGTTCCTCCACCGAGCTGGATGCAGCGTTTTCTGAATATGTGGCGGGCATGGAGGAAGAAAAAATTTTCGGCAGGCCGGAGACGGCAGCCCGCCGCCTGACAGGGCTGGTGGATAAGAACAGGGAGCATTGGAAGGTCTATCTGAAGCGTGTCACGCCGATTTTCGGCGCATATAAGACCATCACAATCTCCGTGCTGGCGTTCCTTCTTGTTTCCGGCTGCGCATTGCTGTACCTGCATCCCGGCGACCATGAGCTTATGATGGAGCTGTTGATGTTCCTGATAGTCGGTCCCGCCTGCATCAGTCCCTTGATGGAACTTGTGGAGTTCGGAGCAGATTTGCGGAACCTGGCAGTACGCATGGATCAGATTGACGAGGTGCTGAATATGCAGCCCATATCCGAGGGAACGGAGACTGCCCCAAAGGGTGGAGCTGAAATTGTGTTTCAGGATGTGAGCTTTTCCTATCAGAACGCTGCCGACCCGCTGCGCCGCATGGCATTAGACCACCTGACAATGGAGATTCCTGCCGGGAGCTTCGCTGCGCTGGTAGGACCGTCTGGCGGTGGGAAATCCACGGCAGGGCAACTCATTGCCCGGTTCTGGGATGTGGAGAGCGGCTCAATCACTGTCGCAGGTCGGGACATCCGGGAATATTCCACGGAAGCCCTGATGAACACCATCGCCTTTGTTTTTCAGGACACGCACATCTTTGCGGAAAGCGTCTATGACAATATCGCCATGCACCGTAAGGTTCACCGCGAGGATGTGGAGAGAGCAGCAAAAGCGGCAAGATGCCACGATTTTATTCTCACCCTGCCAAAAGGCTATGATACAAAGCTGGGGGACGGCGGACATAAGCTGTCGGGCGGCGAGGCGCAGCGTATCGCCATTGCAAGGGCGATATTAAAAGATGCACCCATCGTCGTGCTGGATGAGGCGATGGCTTTTACCGACGCGGAAAACGAGCTTGCACTGCGGGAAGGCATGGCGGAGCTTTTGAAAGGGAAAACCGTGCTGATGATTGCCCATCGGCTTTACTCCATTCAGGATGCGGACTGCATCTTTGTGTTGGAGAACGGGAAACTCAGGGAGCACGGCTCACATACCGAACTGCTGAAAGCAAATGGCCTGTATGCACATCTTTGGGCAATTCAGAACGAAACCGAAAGTTGGCAGATGAAGGGAGGACCTGCCCATGTTTAAGATGATCCGGCAATTTACCTTCCACCATCCGAAACAGATCATTGCTCCGACGCTGTGGCTGTTTCTCTCGCAGGCATTCAGCATTCTCCCCGCGATCCTTGCATACATGGCGATCTATCTCTTGGGGCAGGCGTTTTATCCGCCATATACGCTGGATATTGCGCTGCTGATTAAAATTGCGGTGATAGGGATTGCCTATGTCCTTCTGCAATATGTTGTGGAGCTGATCTCCTATTACAACACCTATGGACGCGCATATCACGACACGGCAGACAAGCGTATTGCATATATTCAAAAACTGCGCCGTCAGAGTCTCGGCTTCTTTTCCTCCAAGGAATCCGGTGAGCTGATTAGCTCCTTTGCAAGCGATTTTGCCAATGTGGAATTTACCATGTGCTACTGGTTGCCTTATCCTATCGGCGTGGGCTTTCTGCTGCTGCTTTCCTTTGTTTGTATGCTGTTCTTTGACTGGCGTATGGCGGTGGCGATTTTTGCAATGCTGCCCGTCTGCGCAATCCTGATGCTGCAAATTGCAAAGGTCAAGGAAAAACATAGCCGCTCCGTTATGGAGGCCAAGACAAAAGCCGCAACGCAGCTCAACGAATACCTGCACGGTATGAAAGACCTCAAAGCCTACCACCGTACCGGCAGCGGCTTCGAGGCGCTGAAAAAAGCGTTTTCTGATTTGCGCAGGGAATCACTGCGGGACGAGGCCGTTGCAGGCAGCCTTTCCACTCTGTGCGCTTCGTTGGTCAAATTCGTTGTTCCCGTAACGGCGATGGTGGGTCTGTATCTACTGATGGGCGGCAGTCTTACCATATTGGATTTCGCAGGCTTTCTTGTGATTGCCACAAAGCTGACCGAACCGGCGCTTACCCTTGTGAGCAGCATTTCAGCGCTGCGGGGCATGGCTCTCTCCGGTGAGCGGCTGGACAAGGTGATGACGATGTCCGACCCTTCCGGCACAGACAAAATCACCCACGGCGACAGCTATGCGTTTGACAGCGTTTCCTTCCACTATGCAGCGGATACCAACGTGATCCATGGCGTGAGCTTTGAAACACCGGCAGGGGCACTCACTGCGCTGGTAGGACCCTCCGGCAGCGGTAAATCGACGCTTCTGCGGCTGATGGCACGATTCTGGGACTACCAGCATGGGCAGGTGCGCTTTGCCGGGAAAGAGCTTCGCAGCATCGCGCCGGAAAGCCTGCTTTCACAGGTATCTATGGTGATGCAAAACGCCTATCTGTTCCGGGGTACGATTCGGGAGAACCTATGCTTCGGGAATGAGCGCATCACCGAACAGCAGATGCTCGACGCCTGCCGAAAAGCACGCTGCCACGACTTCATCTCCGCCTTGCCGGAGAGCTACGATACTGTGGTAGGCGAAGGCGGCGCAACCCTGTCCGGGGGCGAGCGACAGCGTATTTCGCTGGCAAGAGCATTTTTGAAAGATGTCCCGATCCTGCTTCTGGACGAGCCGACCGCATCCCTTGACGCGGACAACGAGGCGGCTGTGCAAAAGGCGCTGGACGAAATATCCAAAGAACGCACCGTAATCATGATCGCCCATCGGCTGAAAACCGTGCGCGGCGCACAGCAGATCCTTGTTCTTGAAAACGGCAGGATCACACAAAAAGGAACCCATAACCAGCTTGTCGGGACAGACGGACTTTACTCACGACTGTGGGAATTGCAAAATCAGGCTGGAAACTATACTTTCAAACAATCTTAGGAGGAGAAACATGAAATCAAAATTTTTGAATCTCAAGGAGTTCGTCCTTGTTATCGTATTGTCTTGCCTGATGATCGGCATCGGCTACCTCATCATGCTGCCCTTTGCGGCAAATATGCAGCTTCTCTATTTCCTGGAGCCGGGGCTGATTGGCCTTGTCAACGGCATCGTCTATGTGCTGATGATCCGCAAGTGCCCGAAAATCGGGACGCAGTTTATCATTGCCGCGCTGTACGGTACCTATATGCTGATCATGGGCAGTGCCTATGCCGCTCTGTATTTCTACATTCTGGCTATTGTCAATGAACTGATCATGCTCAAGGGTGGCTATCAGAGCAAGGTGCGCCCCGCCGTTCCTCACGTCCTCATGTGGTGCATGAACGCAATGGGCAGTACCCTGAACCTGCTCCTGTTCCGCGCAAGCTATGTCAAAATTTATATGGATTTGGGCATGGATGAAGCCACAGCTACGGCAGCGGTCAATCAGACCGCGGAATTTTGGTGCGCTCCGCAAAACATTCTGATTTCTCTCTGCGTGACGGCAATCCTCTGCGTCGGCGGTTATCTGTTGGGCGTCAAAATGCTGGGCAAGCACTTTAAGCCTGCCGGTGTCGCATGAGCCTGACGAAAATAAAACCCGGAACGACTGTTGATCCGAGGACATGGCTCGTACACCTTTTGATCGGTGTGGCAGCGATTATCTTCATCCACTCCAACATGGGTGGACTGCTTCTATTCGCATGGTGTATGCTCTTGCAACTCACCATGCGAAAGGGGCAGTATCTCCTGCCATTCCTGTTTGCGTACATCGTACTGACGGGCTTTGCATGGATCGGTGTGCAGCTTCTGCCTGACGACAGGTTTTACTTTTTAGGTCTGGCCTTCTCCAATATGGGCGTTATAGGACGCAAGGCAATGGTTCCGTTATCCTTTGCTATCTGCCTTGCGAAAGAGCCTACCGGTTCTCTGCTTGCCTCCTTACAGGCAATGCGGCTCCCGAAGGCGGTGGGCATCGGGCTTGCTGTGCTGCTGCGGTTTTTCCCGACGATTGGCGGCGAGTATCGTGCGATCCGTGCTTCGCAGCGGTTTCGCGGGATCGGGGTAGGCGTGGTTCACACGCTTACCCATCTCCCCTCAACGGTGGAATACATACTGATCCCACTGATCCTGCGCACGACAAAAGTCGCCGAAGAACTCTCTGCCTCCATGACGGTGCGTGGAGTACGCTTTTTGGGGGAAACAATTTCCTACCGTCCTGTGCGCTTTACGGGAAAGGATGCTGCGCTCTGCGCGATGGCAGTTTTGATTCCCGCGGCTGTGTTTCTGCTGGAAAGGAGGGGCGTCTTTTGATTGAACTGAAAAACCTCTCCTTTTCCTATGAGAACTCAAGTGAAGCAAAGGGACAGCTCAGAGGTATCGACCTTCATGTAAAAAAGGGCGAGTTGGTGATCCTGTCCGGCAGAAGCGGCTGCGGCAAGACGACGCTGACCCGTATTCTCAACGGGCTTTGCCCCGGCTTTTATCCGGGAAAGCTGGAGGGCGGCTACTCCCTTGACGGTGAGGACGCACTGAAAATGCCCATCCATCGTTTGGGGACGATGGTGGGAAGCGTCTTTCAGGATCCTCGCAGCCAGTTTTTCGCCACCAACACGACGGATGAGATTGTGCTGGGGATGGAGAACATCCCACTGGAGCGTCCGGTCATGCAGGAGCGGTTGAACACGGTTTGCAAACAGATGAACATTGAAAGACTGATCGACCGAAGGATATTCCCTCTGTCCAGCGGCGAAAAGCAGCTTATCGCCATTGCCTCCGTCTGTGCAATGGAGCCGAAGGTTATCGTCCTGGATGAGCCGTCCGCAAATCTGGACAGCGAAGCGATGGTGCGCCTTGGCGCGCTGCTCTATCGGCTGAAAATGGCGGGGCATACGATGATCCTCTCGGAGCATCGGTTCCATTATGTGCGGGATTCCTTTGACCGGCTTGTTTTCATGGAGGATGGTGCGATTTCCGCCGTCTATGACCGGAAAGACGCCCTATCCCTGACAGCGGAGCAGATGACGGCGATGGGACTTCGTCCCTTTGACGCACCGGCATTTCGCGTAGGCGGAGCATACCGGCAGAATCAGGACGACGCCTTGCAGGTGTCCGCAATCTCCTGTATGCTGGACAGCCAGCAAATTTTGGAGGAAGTGAGCTTTGCCGCACAGAGCGGAAAGATACTTGCCATCGCCGGACCCAACGGCGCAGGCAAATCCACGCTTTGCCGCATCATCACAGGTTTATACCGGGCAATGGGTTCGGTTTCCCTCAATGGTGAAATCCTGAGGCGGAAGCGTCGCACACAAAAATCCTTTTTTGTGCAGCAGGATTCCGATTATCAGCTCTATGCGCCTACTGTGCTGGACGAGTTTTCCCTCGGCAAAAAGGAAACGGCAGAGTTGAAAGAAACTGCGCTTTCCCGGTTGCGGGAGATGGGACTGGAAGCCTTTACTGATCGGCATCCTGCTTCGTTATCGGGAGGCCAGAAGCAGCGTCTGTTGCTGGCGCTGGCTGCGGCAAGTGGGAGAAGCCTGTTGGTGTTTGATGAACCTACCAGCGGCTTGGACGGTTTCAATATGCACCTGACGGTCGATCTGCTAAAACGGCTTGCCGGAGAAGGTCGCTGCATCCTGCTGATTACGCATGATATGGAGCTAATCGCGGAGGCTGCGGATAGCGTCCTCTATATTGAGGGCGGCAAACTGCGCTATCACCGAAATGTTCTGCGGCAGATGGGAGACGATGATGGAAATTCGTAAATCCGGCGAGGATTATCTGGAGGCCATTCTGATTCTTGAACGGCAGTCCGGTGCGGTGCGCTCTATTGACCTTGCGCGGCACATGGGCTACTCCAAAGCCAGCATCAGCCACGCCACAAGTGCGCTACGCAAGGGCGGATTTCTTGTTATAGACAAAGGCGGCTGCCTGCGCATGACCGATAAGGGACGTGAGATAGCGGAAAGAATCTACGAGCGGCACCAGTTTTTTACGATGCAGTTGATCACTGCGGGCGTAGACCCGGAAATCGCCGAATACGAAGCCTGCCTGATTGAACACGCCGTCAGTCAGGACAGCTTCGAAAAAATCAGGGATGCGCACAAACAGGAAAAATAGAATAAAAATTGCCCGTCGTTCCAACTGCGCGGACAAAAGCAGCCAGCGGGTAAAAATCGTGTGTCTATGCCCGCTGGCTATTCTATAAGTAAAAGCGGCTATCCGCATGGATGGCCGCTTTTACTCACCGTTTTTCAACTTCTCTGCGCTTTGGCACAATGCAATATACCGCTCCGCTTCTGCATCACTCTTTCCGGCAAAGAAATCTGCCACAACTTTTGGAATTTCACGCGGTTTTTCATCGTGAAACACCACGGCGTCAAGGCTGATTCTCATCTCCTTGGAAATGAGAGCCACGGTTTCAAACTTCGGATTGCTTTTGCAGTTTTCAATCTCAATAATCGTGCGCGTACACATATTCAGTTTTTCAGCCAGTCCACGCTGTGTTATCTTCTGCTGGATTCGCTTCTCCCGAAGTTTGAGGGCAAAAAGGTCAAGAAAGTTCATCAGAAATCACCTCTCCTATATTTTATGGTGAGTTCTAATTCAGCTAAATATACACTCAACTCATGTCAAATGAGCTATACATCATAATTACGAGATATGTGAGGATGTCTTATGGGATTGACTGACAAAAGGAGGTATCGCTAATGCGGCTATCCACCGTAAAGGAAGTGGA
It includes:
- a CDS encoding ABC transporter ATP-binding protein: MQEAKKNVILRVFRTAHCPPGKYFFGVTCSALSVLLSGVPFYTVYRIIRLFLLASLDGAAAPTHEIWMWAAVTIGSIVLGIVLSVIGSFSCHACAFNALYDLRMRLLDHMGRLNLGFYTGGQSGATQKMMNENIEKMENIIAHDVSNIFGAGLLLAALAVLMFSLNIPLALTIFIALVLAFLIQFSAFGGKQGQKIWSDLNRSSTELDAAFSEYVAGMEEEKIFGRPETAARRLTGLVDKNREHWKVYLKRVTPIFGAYKTITISVLAFLLVSGCALLYLHPGDHELMMELLMFLIVGPACISPLMELVEFGADLRNLAVRMDQIDEVLNMQPISEGTETAPKGGAEIVFQDVSFSYQNAADPLRRMALDHLTMEIPAGSFAALVGPSGGGKSTAGQLIARFWDVESGSITVAGRDIREYSTEALMNTIAFVFQDTHIFAESVYDNIAMHRKVHREDVERAAKAARCHDFILTLPKGYDTKLGDGGHKLSGGEAQRIAIARAILKDAPIVVLDEAMAFTDAENELALREGMAELLKGKTVLMIAHRLYSIQDADCIFVLENGKLREHGSHTELLKANGLYAHLWAIQNETESWQMKGGPAHV
- a CDS encoding ABC transporter ATP-binding protein, producing MFKMIRQFTFHHPKQIIAPTLWLFLSQAFSILPAILAYMAIYLLGQAFYPPYTLDIALLIKIAVIGIAYVLLQYVVELISYYNTYGRAYHDTADKRIAYIQKLRRQSLGFFSSKESGELISSFASDFANVEFTMCYWLPYPIGVGFLLLLSFVCMLFFDWRMAVAIFAMLPVCAILMLQIAKVKEKHSRSVMEAKTKAATQLNEYLHGMKDLKAYHRTGSGFEALKKAFSDLRRESLRDEAVAGSLSTLCASLVKFVVPVTAMVGLYLLMGGSLTILDFAGFLVIATKLTEPALTLVSSISALRGMALSGERLDKVMTMSDPSGTDKITHGDSYAFDSVSFHYAADTNVIHGVSFETPAGALTALVGPSGSGKSTLLRLMARFWDYQHGQVRFAGKELRSIAPESLLSQVSMVMQNAYLFRGTIRENLCFGNERITEQQMLDACRKARCHDFISALPESYDTVVGEGGATLSGGERQRISLARAFLKDVPILLLDEPTASLDADNEAAVQKALDEISKERTVIMIAHRLKTVRGAQQILVLENGRITQKGTHNQLVGTDGLYSRLWELQNQAGNYTFKQS
- a CDS encoding membrane protein, whose amino-acid sequence is MKSKFLNLKEFVLVIVLSCLMIGIGYLIMLPFAANMQLLYFLEPGLIGLVNGIVYVLMIRKCPKIGTQFIIAALYGTYMLIMGSAYAALYFYILAIVNELIMLKGGYQSKVRPAVPHVLMWCMNAMGSTLNLLLFRASYVKIYMDLGMDEATATAAVNQTAEFWCAPQNILISLCVTAILCVGGYLLGVKMLGKHFKPAGVA
- a CDS encoding transporter; translation: MSLTKIKPGTTVDPRTWLVHLLIGVAAIIFIHSNMGGLLLFAWCMLLQLTMRKGQYLLPFLFAYIVLTGFAWIGVQLLPDDRFYFLGLAFSNMGVIGRKAMVPLSFAICLAKEPTGSLLASLQAMRLPKAVGIGLAVLLRFFPTIGGEYRAIRASQRFRGIGVGVVHTLTHLPSTVEYILIPLILRTTKVAEELSASMTVRGVRFLGETISYRPVRFTGKDAALCAMAVLIPAAVFLLERRGVF
- a CDS encoding ABC transporter ATP-binding protein, with translation MIELKNLSFSYENSSEAKGQLRGIDLHVKKGELVILSGRSGCGKTTLTRILNGLCPGFYPGKLEGGYSLDGEDALKMPIHRLGTMVGSVFQDPRSQFFATNTTDEIVLGMENIPLERPVMQERLNTVCKQMNIERLIDRRIFPLSSGEKQLIAIASVCAMEPKVIVLDEPSANLDSEAMVRLGALLYRLKMAGHTMILSEHRFHYVRDSFDRLVFMEDGAISAVYDRKDALSLTAEQMTAMGLRPFDAPAFRVGGAYRQNQDDALQVSAISCMLDSQQILEEVSFAAQSGKILAIAGPNGAGKSTLCRIITGLYRAMGSVSLNGEILRRKRRTQKSFFVQQDSDYQLYAPTVLDEFSLGKKETAELKETALSRLREMGLEAFTDRHPASLSGGQKQRLLLALAAASGRSLLVFDEPTSGLDGFNMHLTVDLLKRLAGEGRCILLITHDMELIAEAADSVLYIEGGKLRYHRNVLRQMGDDDGNS
- a CDS encoding DtxR family transcriptional regulator — encoded protein: MEIRKSGEDYLEAILILERQSGAVRSIDLARHMGYSKASISHATSALRKGGFLVIDKGGCLRMTDKGREIAERIYERHQFFTMQLITAGVDPEIAEYEACLIEHAVSQDSFEKIRDAHKQEK